From Salinirubellus salinus, the proteins below share one genomic window:
- a CDS encoding HAD family hydrolase, producing MYDGVIFDNDGVLVPACAFSVFREAAHRTFDSFGVDPAAEEVRDVAAVADPDRVREICATHGLDPDTFWARRDRNNHLAQRREVAAGRKVPYEDTGVALSLDVPTGIVSSNQHETIEFLVDRFGWEFGTYYGREHTLAGVERKKPNTHYVDRAMDDLAVSNPLFVGDSESDVRVAENAGLDSVFLRREHRAGYDLSVDPTYELGALADLPSLL from the coding sequence ATGTACGACGGCGTCATCTTCGACAACGACGGCGTCCTGGTCCCCGCCTGTGCGTTCTCGGTGTTCCGCGAGGCGGCCCACCGGACGTTCGACTCCTTCGGCGTCGACCCCGCGGCCGAGGAGGTACGGGACGTTGCGGCCGTGGCCGACCCCGACCGCGTCCGCGAGATCTGTGCCACCCACGGACTGGACCCCGACACCTTCTGGGCGCGGCGCGACCGGAACAACCACCTCGCCCAGCGACGCGAGGTGGCCGCGGGCCGGAAGGTGCCCTACGAGGACACCGGGGTGGCGCTCTCGCTCGACGTGCCGACCGGTATCGTCTCCTCGAACCAGCACGAGACCATCGAGTTCCTCGTCGACCGGTTCGGCTGGGAGTTCGGGACCTACTACGGCCGCGAGCACACACTGGCCGGCGTCGAGCGCAAGAAGCCGAACACGCACTACGTCGACCGCGCGATGGACGACCTCGCCGTGTCGAACCCACTGTTCGTCGGCGACTCCGAGTCAGACGTGCGCGTCGCCGAGAACGCCGGCCTCGACTCCGTCTTCCTCCGGCGCGAGCACCGGGCGGGCTACGACCTCTCGGTCGACCCCACGTACGAACTCGGCGCGCTGGCCGACCTCCCGTCGCTCCTCTAG
- a CDS encoding thiamine pyrophosphate-dependent enzyme translates to MTVDPAAVLDREPDDPVQVLDPDGEVVAPDLLPALSEEALLDIYLDMRTTRRFDERMVSLQRQGRIGTYSPAAGQEASQVATTHALREDDPVSYQYREHGAVVSRGFPDEYVLYWAGYEAGNAALWDSHVFPLNISIAGHIPHATGLAWAADLKGDDAVVACHFGDGATSEGDFHEGLNFAGVFDTPSVFVCHNNGWAISIPREDQTRSATIAQKATAYGFDGIQVDGMDPLACYVAMDAAARNARGETDDERPRPVLLETLEYRYGAHTTADDPDAYRDDDEVEQWREKDPIDRLEAYLRDRGLLDDERVEALGETAETRVADAVDALADVTADPDEMFADAYAELPPRMRDQREYLRALRERHGDGVLLREE, encoded by the coding sequence ATGACCGTCGACCCCGCGGCCGTGCTGGACCGCGAGCCGGACGACCCCGTGCAGGTGCTGGACCCGGACGGCGAGGTGGTCGCACCCGACCTCCTGCCCGCACTCTCGGAGGAGGCGTTGCTCGACATCTACCTCGACATGCGCACCACCCGCCGGTTCGACGAGCGGATGGTGAGCCTCCAGCGGCAGGGCCGCATCGGCACCTACTCGCCCGCCGCGGGACAGGAAGCCTCGCAGGTGGCGACCACGCACGCCCTCCGCGAGGACGACCCCGTCAGTTACCAGTACCGCGAGCACGGCGCCGTCGTCTCGCGTGGCTTCCCCGACGAGTACGTCCTCTACTGGGCGGGCTACGAGGCCGGGAACGCGGCGCTCTGGGACAGCCACGTCTTCCCGTTGAACATCTCCATCGCCGGGCACATCCCGCACGCGACGGGGCTGGCGTGGGCCGCCGACCTGAAGGGTGACGACGCAGTCGTCGCCTGTCACTTCGGCGATGGCGCCACCTCGGAGGGTGACTTCCACGAGGGGCTCAACTTCGCCGGCGTCTTCGACACGCCGTCCGTGTTCGTCTGTCATAACAACGGCTGGGCCATCTCCATCCCGCGCGAGGACCAGACCCGGAGTGCGACCATCGCGCAGAAGGCCACCGCCTACGGCTTCGACGGGATACAGGTCGACGGGATGGACCCGCTGGCGTGCTACGTGGCGATGGACGCGGCGGCCCGGAACGCCCGCGGCGAGACCGACGACGAACGCCCCCGACCGGTCCTCCTCGAGACGCTGGAGTACCGCTACGGCGCCCACACCACCGCGGACGACCCGGACGCCTACCGCGACGACGACGAAGTCGAGCAGTGGCGCGAGAAGGACCCCATCGACCGCCTCGAGGCGTACCTGCGCGACCGTGGCCTGCTGGACGACGAGCGCGTCGAGGCGCTGGGCGAGACGGCCGAGACGCGCGTGGCCGACGCCGTCGACGCGCTCGCGGACGTCACCGCCGACCCGGACGAGATGTTCGCCGACGCCTACGCCGAGTTGCCCCCGCGGATGCGCGACCAGCGCGAGTACCTGCGTGCGCTCCGCGAGCGCCACGGCGACGGCGTGCTCCTGCGAGAGGAGTAG
- a CDS encoding RAD55 family ATPase — protein MRVPTGVAGFDEIVEGGLPSGRLTVVSGPPGSGKTTFTAQFVAEGLRRNEPSMYVTMHETQRQLVEDMSRYSFGFETLARSEQFHFAHLADSSGALNGNGATKPSVSTLTNKLVALANSRDVERLVVDSTMLLRHMFGTDEGVTRFVNALRSVDATTLLVSEMTDPTAYADEHYLAHGVVFFHNYLEGDGMHRGVQVLKMRGTAIDADIRPIEFTDAGLSVDGERTAVA, from the coding sequence ATGCGCGTACCAACCGGGGTCGCAGGGTTCGACGAGATCGTCGAGGGAGGACTCCCTTCGGGACGACTGACGGTCGTCAGCGGGCCGCCGGGCAGCGGGAAGACGACGTTCACCGCACAGTTCGTAGCCGAGGGACTCCGGCGCAACGAGCCGTCGATGTACGTCACGATGCACGAGACACAGCGCCAGCTGGTCGAGGACATGTCCCGGTACTCCTTCGGCTTCGAGACGCTGGCCCGGTCCGAGCAGTTCCACTTCGCCCACCTCGCGGACAGTTCGGGGGCGCTGAACGGGAACGGCGCGACCAAACCCTCGGTGAGCACGCTGACGAACAAGCTCGTCGCGCTGGCGAACTCGCGTGACGTGGAGCGACTCGTCGTCGACTCCACGATGCTCCTGCGTCACATGTTCGGCACCGACGAGGGCGTCACCCGGTTCGTCAACGCCCTCCGGTCGGTCGACGCGACCACCCTCCTCGTGAGCGAGATGACCGACCCCACCGCCTACGCCGACGAGCACTACCTCGCCCACGGCGTCGTCTTCTTCCACAACTACCTCGAGGGCGACGGGATGCACCGCGGCGTGCAGGTGCTCAAGATGCGCGGGACGGCCATCGACGCCGACATCCGGCCCATCGAGTTCACCGACGCCGGCCTCTCGGTGGACGGTGAACGCACGGCCGTGGCGTGA
- a CDS encoding CBS domain-containing protein: protein MRVADLLTADLVTVGVGASLADAAQAMLRAGVGSVVVTDDGTPVGIVTTTDTVRAALEAGAPLERVPVRAAMSSPVEPVGPDTSVERLAEAFRRHGVKRLLVRDGLAVHGIVSVSDLAAAQGDIHRELVRSMDRRREWER from the coding sequence ATGCGCGTCGCCGACCTGCTCACGGCCGACCTCGTGACCGTCGGGGTGGGCGCCAGCCTCGCCGACGCCGCGCAGGCGATGCTCCGGGCGGGCGTGGGGAGCGTCGTCGTCACCGACGACGGCACGCCGGTCGGCATCGTGACGACGACGGACACCGTCCGGGCGGCGCTCGAGGCGGGCGCGCCGCTGGAGCGTGTTCCGGTCCGCGCGGCGATGTCCTCGCCCGTCGAGCCGGTGGGGCCGGATACGTCCGTCGAGCGACTCGCCGAAGCGTTCAGGCGTCACGGGGTCAAGCGCCTGCTGGTCCGTGACGGGCTGGCGGTACACGGCATCGTGAGCGTCAGCGACCTCGCGGCCGCGCAGGGGGACATCCACCGCGAACTGGTGCGGTCGATGGACCGGCGCCGCGAGTGGGAGCGCTGA
- a CDS encoding helix-turn-helix domain-containing protein, which translates to METLETATPFQRYVVLAVFAHEEREETPAQTFDVRDFCVEHLSSLEGNPFEGGVSRESIIRALSSLEEEGVLESEVVDASPVGKGRPAYRLAVDTETVEESLLDDDLFAPLVRSLSD; encoded by the coding sequence ATGGAGACGCTCGAGACGGCGACGCCGTTCCAGCGCTACGTGGTGCTGGCCGTGTTCGCCCACGAGGAACGCGAGGAGACGCCGGCCCAGACGTTCGACGTACGGGACTTCTGCGTCGAGCACCTGTCGTCACTCGAGGGGAACCCCTTCGAGGGCGGCGTCTCTCGGGAGTCGATCATCCGGGCGCTCTCGTCGCTCGAGGAGGAGGGGGTGCTCGAGAGCGAGGTCGTCGACGCCTCCCCCGTCGGCAAGGGACGCCCCGCCTACCGCCTCGCGGTCGACACCGAGACGGTCGAGGAGTCGCTGCTCGACGACGACCTGTTCGCGCCGCTGGTCCGGTCGCTGAGCGACTGA